The DNA segment AGAGAAAAAGATTGTATCGTAAGTAGAGCAACTCCAAGACACCAATTCTGCTGCTGATTATTATTGAGCTAAACCAGAAAATTAACATCGGAACAATAGAGTGCTACTCATATATTAGGAAAACCCGCTTAATGAGCGGGTTTTCAATATGGAGGCGAAACGTGGCTGTGCAAATCCACAATTCGCCGCCACATGTTGCTTAGATCGTTTGATGATATATGGTCAGGCACTAACACTCGCCGCTATCGATCGGTGCGGGTTAACTATTATTGCTTAGTTTCAACTAATTGTATTAACCTTGACAACGCACTTGAGTAAGTCGAGTCATGTCTGTGCACAAACCATACCTGCAAATCCCGGTACTCTTCAGGCAAGCGGTGGGAAGCGATTATGCCCTTCTCTTCCGCCTTGGCAATTGACGACCGTGGTAGCATAGACACACCGAGCCCGGTGGAAACCCCATCTAGAATAACTGCTAACGTGCCAAACTCCATAATCTGATATGAGGCCAGGCCAGTTCCTCTCAGAAAATTCTCTGCTTTTGTCCGATGCGTGCATCCAACGTCAAAGAACAACATCGGCTTCGTAAGCAACTCATGCATATCACTTTTTCCCGGCTCAGAGATCAGCACCAATTCCTCTTCAAAAGCCGAGATATATTCTATATCTGGATCGTCAACAGGGCCATAGACGAACGCTCCATCAAGCTCGTACTCCAACACCTTTTGTAAGAGAGTATGTGTCACACCCGTAATGAGCGATAAATTAACATCCGGATATCGTGATTGATATTCGGCCAATAGAGGAGTCAGATGAATGACTGCAGTCGTTTCAATGGAACCTATCCGAAGAGGACCTGCAGGATGATCCGAGTATTGTGTAGATTTCACAGCCTCGTCCATCAGAGTCAGTATTTCATCCGCATATCCCAGTAAATTCTCGCCAGCTGGGGTTAGCGTCATCCCTCGATTGGATCGTCGAAAAAGGGGGATTTTCAACTGAGCCTCAAGATGCTGAATTCGCGTCGTC comes from the Paenibacillus lentus genome and includes:
- a CDS encoding LysR family transcriptional regulator, with translation MESGDLRIFQAVAREGSITKAAQILNYVQSNVTTRIQHLEAQLKIPLFRRSNRGMTLTPAGENLLGYADEILTLMDEAVKSTQYSDHPAGPLRIGSIETTAVIHLTPLLAEYQSRYPDVNLSLITGVTHTLLQKVLEYELDGAFVYGPVDDPDIEYISAFEEELVLISEPGKSDMHELLTKPMLFFDVGCTHRTKAENFLRGTGLASYQIMEFGTLAVILDGVSTGLGVSMLPRSSIAKAEEKGIIASHRLPEEYRDLQVWFVHRHDSTYSSALSRLIQLVETKQ